One segment of Thermosipho africanus Ob7 DNA contains the following:
- a CDS encoding GH1 family beta-glucosidase: MERNDFPKDFIFGVATASYQIEGAYNEDGKVPSIWDVFSHTPGKIKNNENGDVACDHYHRYEEDIKIMKDIGVDAYRFSISWPRVMKNTKEKNEKGIDFYNKLIDKLLENNIIPFITIYHWDLPLFLYEKGGWLNDDIALYFQDYSSILFQNFGDRVKHWITLNEPWCSSFLGYFYGIHAPGHKNLQEAIKAAHNLLRAHGYSVEAFRDLVKDGKIGITNVTTKVEPADETEEDFYVALLVDELTNGWFYDPIIFGRYPENARAILQRNGIDIFENDMDIISKKIDFFGINYYTRQLVKYAPEEPFMFKTIEGELEKTEMGWEIYPEGLYDMLLKIYNRYKTPLYITENGMAGPDKIENGKVHDTYRINYLKSHFENALKAIKDGVDLKGYFIWTLMDNFEWAEGYSKRFGIVYTDYTTQKRYLKDSAIWLKKFLEGEINL, translated from the coding sequence ATGGAAAGAAACGATTTTCCAAAAGATTTTATTTTTGGCGTTGCAACAGCTTCTTATCAAATAGAAGGCGCATATAATGAAGATGGAAAGGTTCCTTCAATATGGGATGTATTTTCACATACTCCAGGAAAAATTAAAAATAACGAAAACGGTGATGTTGCTTGTGACCATTATCATAGATACGAAGAAGATATAAAAATAATGAAGGATATAGGGGTTGATGCTTATAGATTTTCAATATCCTGGCCAAGAGTTATGAAAAATACAAAAGAAAAAAACGAAAAAGGAATTGACTTTTATAACAAGCTAATTGACAAATTACTTGAAAATAATATAATTCCGTTTATTACAATCTATCACTGGGATCTTCCGTTATTTTTATATGAAAAAGGTGGATGGTTAAACGATGACATAGCACTTTATTTTCAAGACTATTCATCAATATTATTTCAAAATTTTGGAGATAGAGTAAAACACTGGATTACATTAAATGAACCTTGGTGTTCTTCATTTCTTGGATATTTCTATGGAATTCATGCCCCAGGACACAAAAATCTGCAAGAAGCTATTAAAGCTGCCCATAACTTGCTAAGAGCTCACGGATATTCTGTAGAAGCATTTAGAGATCTAGTAAAAGACGGAAAAATAGGGATAACAAATGTTACAACTAAAGTAGAGCCTGCTGATGAAACAGAAGAAGATTTTTATGTCGCTCTTTTAGTTGATGAATTAACAAATGGATGGTTTTATGATCCAATAATTTTTGGAAGGTATCCAGAAAATGCAAGAGCAATTTTACAGAGAAATGGTATAGATATTTTCGAAAATGATATGGATATTATTTCAAAAAAGATCGACTTTTTCGGAATAAATTATTATACTAGGCAACTAGTCAAATATGCTCCTGAGGAACCTTTCATGTTTAAAACTATAGAAGGTGAACTAGAAAAAACAGAAATGGGTTGGGAGATATATCCTGAAGGATTATACGATATGCTTTTAAAGATTTATAACAGATACAAAACCCCACTTTATATAACCGAAAATGGAATGGCTGGTCCAGACAAGATTGAAAATGGAAAAGTGCATGATACATACAGAATAAACTATTTAAAATCTCATTTTGAAAATGCTCTAAAAGCAATAAAAGATGGAGTAGATTTAAAAGGATACTTTATCTGGACTTTAATGGATAATTTTGAATGGGCAGAAGGATATTCAAAAAGATTTGGAATAGTATACACTGATTATACTACTCAAAAAAGATATTTAAAAGATAGTGCAATATGGCTAAAAAAATTTTTAGAAGGGGAAATAAATCTATAA
- a CDS encoding sulfite exporter TauE/SafE family protein — protein MHLSIYEYLFLFFMIFLAGFVDSIAGGGGLISLPAYLFLGIPSHNALATNKLSSSIGSIFSTFRYAKERYVVFEIGIISAIFSFLGSFFGARLALLISDSYLKVIISVLIVFAGAFMLMNKRKKVISKIPKTSFKKKFFISSFIGFIIGMYDGFFGPGTGTFLIIMYTSFLSFDSISASATAKIVNLSSNISALIAFLINGKVLFHIGLPAAFFGILGNWIGSGIAIKKGDKIIKPIVLVILFLVVFKSLRELI, from the coding sequence TTGCATTTATCAATTTATGAATACTTATTTTTGTTTTTCATGATATTTTTAGCAGGTTTTGTAGATTCTATAGCAGGTGGTGGAGGACTTATCTCACTTCCTGCTTACTTATTTTTAGGTATCCCTTCTCATAATGCACTTGCAACTAATAAACTCTCATCTTCAATTGGGAGTATATTTAGTACATTTAGATATGCAAAAGAAAGATACGTTGTATTCGAAATTGGTATTATCTCGGCTATTTTTTCATTTTTAGGTTCTTTCTTTGGAGCTAGACTTGCTCTTTTAATTTCAGACTCTTATTTAAAAGTAATTATTTCTGTTTTAATTGTCTTTGCTGGTGCTTTTATGTTAATGAATAAAAGAAAAAAGGTAATTAGTAAAATTCCTAAAACTTCTTTTAAAAAGAAATTTTTTATCTCAAGTTTTATAGGTTTTATTATTGGAATGTATGATGGTTTTTTTGGGCCTGGGACAGGTACTTTTTTGATAATTATGTACACTAGCTTTCTTTCATTTGATTCAATAAGTGCTAGTGCCACAGCAAAAATTGTTAATTTATCTTCCAACATCAGTGCACTTATAGCTTTTTTAATTAATGGTAAGGTACTTTTTCATATAGGACTTCCTGCAGCATTTTTTGGAATTTTAGGAAATTGGATTGGTTCAGGGATAGCTATAAAGAAAGGAGATAAAATAATAAAACCAATTGTGTTAGTAATATTATTTTTGGTAGTTTTTAAATCTTTAAGAGAGTTAATTTAA
- the pepV gene encoding dipeptidase PepV produces the protein MEQIVEDAIDKLVDKYFDEVLENLEKIIEIKSVMGPASQDAPFGVGPAKALSEALKISKKLGFETKNIDFYAGHVTYGNSGKLYGILGHLDVVPEGDLEKWETDPYKLVIRDGKMFGRGVSDDKGPTIGALYALKIASELVKTPKNTVRLIFGTNEENGSKCLKYYFKNEPYPDAAVTPDGTFPLVFAEKGNTTYKISTYLNNDYNTKLIKMKAGTAVNVVPEECNVVIETDKVNEVAYLVENFNTKCKLKYEVNGNRISITTIGKSAHASTPQLGLNSIACMLNLLSNIDFGKDNFVIRVLNEKLGLDINGIRLGIYSKDIASGELTCNLGTINIENGDLEVKINIRYPIFMNIEMITNQIKEAFKEFDLLQISHSKPLYVSKDSELVKMLLKVYRDVTKDEKEPIALGGGTYAKSVPYGVAFGAVFPGEDTGMHQPNEHWSLESYKKFIRIYARLIYKWLTE, from the coding sequence ATGGAACAAATTGTTGAAGATGCAATTGATAAACTTGTTGATAAGTATTTTGATGAAGTATTAGAAAATCTTGAAAAAATAATTGAAATTAAATCGGTGATGGGACCGGCAAGTCAAGATGCACCATTTGGAGTAGGGCCTGCTAAGGCATTGAGTGAAGCATTAAAAATTTCAAAAAAGTTAGGTTTTGAAACTAAAAATATTGACTTTTATGCTGGGCATGTCACTTATGGTAATTCAGGAAAACTTTATGGAATATTAGGACACTTAGATGTAGTTCCTGAGGGAGATTTAGAAAAATGGGAAACAGATCCTTATAAACTTGTAATTAGAGATGGAAAAATGTTTGGAAGAGGAGTTTCAGATGATAAAGGACCAACTATTGGAGCATTGTATGCTTTAAAAATAGCATCTGAGTTGGTAAAAACTCCAAAAAACACTGTTAGGTTAATTTTTGGAACAAATGAGGAAAATGGTTCAAAATGTTTAAAATATTATTTTAAAAATGAACCATATCCAGATGCAGCTGTAACACCTGATGGGACATTTCCGCTTGTTTTTGCGGAAAAAGGAAATACAACTTATAAAATAAGTACTTATCTTAATAATGATTATAATACTAAACTGATAAAGATGAAAGCGGGGACTGCAGTTAATGTTGTTCCGGAAGAATGTAACGTAGTTATAGAAACTGATAAGGTAAATGAAGTAGCTTATCTTGTTGAAAATTTTAATACAAAGTGTAAATTAAAATATGAAGTTAATGGAAATAGAATATCAATAACAACTATTGGAAAATCTGCACATGCTTCAACTCCACAACTTGGCCTAAATTCTATCGCATGTATGTTAAATCTTTTATCAAACATTGATTTTGGTAAGGATAATTTTGTAATAAGAGTTTTGAATGAAAAACTTGGTTTGGATATTAATGGTATCCGCCTTGGTATTTATTCTAAAGATATTGCAAGTGGAGAACTTACCTGTAATTTAGGAACGATAAATATTGAAAATGGGGATTTAGAAGTCAAAATTAATATAAGGTATCCAATATTTATGAATATAGAAATGATTACTAATCAAATTAAAGAAGCTTTTAAAGAATTTGATCTTCTTCAAATTTCACACAGTAAACCATTATATGTTTCTAAAGACAGTGAACTTGTAAAGATGTTACTTAAGGTGTATAGAGATGTTACTAAAGATGAAAAAGAACCTATAGCATTGGGCGGAGGAACTTATGCTAAATCTGTACCTTATGGAGTAGCGTTTGGTGCAGTATTTCCAGGAGAAGATACAGGTATGCATCAACCTAATGAACATTGGTCGCTAGAATCTTATAAGAAATTTATTAGAATATATGCAAGATTGATTTATAAGTGGTTAACTGAATAA
- a CDS encoding ABC transporter substrate-binding protein, producing MNKISVLFGFLMIFFAILAFSETVVTVGVFSWDVPIFQQIAEEFEKENPDIKIEIVEIPWTPGDIINSLLTAKAASGEKFPDVIAQSWEPIVYPVSQGWVYPLDEFIKNDPDYNYVPESIQNAFKFLGKTYALGERLHFNTIVLNLDLLEKLNLPVPSYDWDINTFMYLARRATNREYSGIDNLWEFDAYMAAVFSDRTTFWSFDFNKKRFDLINGGWLKAVEIQEKLRKIPGLDASMLFNQQLRDQGELDDYQKKFGEDTDAFFEGKILMGFKGTWDWDEEGLKSLPWKMDMYPLPHDHEIGMRQPIHINYAFMTSTTKHPKEAFKFLKYITYDPKGVVVKFKYVTSVTDAIGNSFWFVPATMHPEVVKEFKEAKFIPNGVKYMLENLDKTVQVDMWKVIPGWFQAINDVMIPTEEKIRSGDAEPTAIAAETEEKLNEIIEQAWNEFIKQVEEVQKNFSKLRKKIESEK from the coding sequence ATGAATAAAATTAGTGTATTATTTGGATTTTTAATGATATTTTTTGCAATTTTAGCATTTTCTGAAACAGTTGTTACAGTGGGAGTTTTTAGTTGGGATGTTCCTATATTTCAACAAATAGCAGAAGAATTTGAAAAAGAAAATCCGGATATTAAGATCGAAATTGTTGAAATCCCATGGACTCCTGGTGATATTATAAATAGTTTATTAACCGCCAAAGCAGCATCTGGGGAAAAATTTCCAGATGTAATTGCTCAGTCGTGGGAGCCAATTGTCTATCCTGTATCACAAGGTTGGGTTTATCCATTAGATGAGTTTATTAAAAACGATCCTGATTATAATTATGTACCTGAATCTATACAAAATGCTTTCAAATTTTTAGGAAAGACATATGCTCTTGGTGAAAGGCTTCATTTTAATACTATAGTTTTAAACCTTGATTTGCTTGAAAAATTAAACTTACCTGTTCCTAGTTATGATTGGGATATTAACACATTCATGTACCTTGCAAGACGTGCAACAAACAGAGAATACTCTGGAATTGATAACTTATGGGAATTTGATGCATACATGGCAGCTGTTTTTAGTGATCGTACTACTTTCTGGAGTTTTGATTTTAACAAAAAAAGATTTGATTTAATAAATGGTGGATGGCTTAAGGCTGTTGAAATTCAAGAAAAATTGAGAAAAATTCCTGGCCTTGATGCTTCTATGCTTTTTAATCAACAGCTAAGAGATCAGGGAGAACTGGATGATTATCAGAAAAAATTTGGGGAAGATACAGATGCATTTTTTGAAGGAAAAATTTTAATGGGCTTTAAAGGTACATGGGATTGGGACGAAGAAGGTTTAAAGTCACTTCCATGGAAAATGGATATGTATCCATTACCACATGATCATGAAATTGGGATGAGACAACCTATTCACATTAACTACGCATTTATGACTTCTACAACTAAACATCCGAAAGAAGCATTCAAATTTTTGAAATACATAACTTATGATCCTAAAGGTGTTGTTGTTAAATTTAAATATGTTACCTCTGTAACTGATGCGATTGGTAACTCGTTTTGGTTTGTTCCTGCAACAATGCATCCAGAAGTTGTAAAAGAATTTAAAGAAGCTAAATTCATCCCTAATGGAGTAAAATATATGCTTGAAAATCTTGATAAAACTGTTCAGGTTGATATGTGGAAAGTTATACCTGGATGGTTCCAGGCTATTAATGATGTAATGATTCCTACTGAAGAGAAAATTAGAAGTGGTGATGCAGAACCTACTGCTATAGCAGCAGAAACAGAAGAAAAACTTAATGAAATAATAGAACAGGCATGGAATGAATTTATAAAGCAAGTTGAAGAAGTTCAAAAGAATTTTAGTAAACTTAGGAAAAAAATAGAAAGTGAAAAGTAA
- a CDS encoding extracellular solute-binding protein, which translates to MIRLIKIIGLIFITLFVISLILFLFGQKSYYEFSNYIKSIKKNQINVQITPDEALRRYFSFYENLEKTPIYSGEMVLHTDESTTINFYLKKGGIFNILLVYKIDSNTTNNGSLEISKEGEESFIGLLDNYAYYDKSQLILDRYGNEVVPEQYRVDIALYSVLKDAKRIISKPLTFEFVSGNNKIVLKNLKSDITIKSIYLLKQEELLNYEDYIKNYDNYSTKDLMIEAEDLILKSDFTSSIGNEQTPEITPFEITKKRLNNILEDTFSSSGQKLIWIFNIDEPGLYKIAFRYKQTINKGIPSFRNIKIDGKIPFKEFEFYPFYYTGYKWTTVTLSDGVKPYFVYLDKGLHFLTLEVATGPFEKYIQFLQESVRKLQDIGLDIRKLIGNNFDPNRTWNIEKYMPNVVSDLENLADVLEDKYTSLLEILGEQGRASISDMIVAAELIREIIKEPERIPFYLDVLSEGAASIAQRLSNLSLNLKKQPLGIDKIFIYSNDKFVENSQSKFLINSYAELYKLFLSFTNKNEYYSVYEKSSDDELSVWVNRPVQYVETLQYLIDSDFTRKYGIKVKLSIMQNEQKLILASAAGNTPDVALGISSWIPFDLAIRGALYPLSNFPDFVDTLKDYYNLETLLPYVLENKIYGVTEAQNFYVLFYRKDILEKLDIPIPQTWEDVKKILPEIQRRGMNFFIPMCEQTTKFFNTTAPFIFQAGGRIYTKDGLKAAIGEEKAVKGFELMTELFSIYGLPEQVASFYNSFRYGLIPIGVADFANYILLSNAADEIYGLWDIAPSPGIINEKNENVRYQVASDRADVIFKNSNKKEQAWTFLKWWLSKETQVKYARMLVNRYGPEYMFNTANISAFNELDYFPENHKKVILEQWRWIKEVQRHPGGYMTEREVSNIWNAVVIEGKSLRPTIDRAEILINRELERKLAEFGYIKNGKIIKKFPIYDSIYELLRGGLNEEN; encoded by the coding sequence GTGATTCGGCTTATAAAAATCATTGGTCTTATTTTTATTACTTTATTTGTAATATCTCTAATATTATTTTTATTTGGTCAGAAAAGCTATTATGAATTTTCTAATTACATTAAAAGTATCAAAAAAAATCAAATAAATGTTCAGATTACTCCTGATGAAGCTTTAAGACGATACTTTTCATTTTATGAAAATTTGGAAAAAACACCAATTTATTCAGGAGAAATGGTTTTACATACTGATGAATCTACAACCATTAATTTTTACTTAAAAAAAGGTGGAATTTTTAATATATTATTAGTTTACAAGATAGATTCAAATACAACCAACAACGGTTCTCTAGAAATTTCAAAGGAAGGTGAAGAAAGTTTCATAGGGCTTTTGGATAATTATGCATATTATGATAAATCACAGCTAATTTTGGACAGATATGGTAATGAAGTGGTACCTGAGCAATACAGGGTTGATATAGCATTGTACAGTGTGTTAAAAGATGCAAAAAGAATTATTTCTAAACCACTTACTTTTGAGTTTGTAAGTGGTAATAATAAGATTGTCTTAAAAAATTTAAAATCTGATATTACTATAAAAAGTATATATCTTTTAAAACAAGAGGAGTTATTAAATTATGAAGATTACATAAAAAATTACGATAACTATTCTACAAAAGATTTAATGATAGAGGCTGAAGATTTAATTTTAAAGTCTGATTTTACATCAAGTATTGGAAATGAACAAACACCTGAAATAACGCCATTTGAAATTACGAAAAAAAGACTTAATAACATTTTGGAAGATACATTCTCATCCTCTGGGCAGAAACTAATATGGATTTTTAATATAGATGAGCCAGGATTATACAAAATTGCTTTCAGATATAAACAAACTATTAACAAAGGTATTCCATCATTCAGAAACATAAAAATAGATGGGAAAATACCATTTAAAGAATTTGAATTTTATCCATTTTATTATACAGGGTATAAATGGACTACTGTTACGCTTTCTGATGGTGTAAAGCCTTATTTTGTTTATTTAGATAAAGGGCTTCATTTTCTAACTTTGGAAGTAGCAACTGGGCCCTTTGAAAAATACATTCAATTTTTACAAGAAAGCGTAAGAAAATTACAAGATATTGGTCTTGATATAAGAAAGTTAATAGGTAATAATTTTGATCCTAATAGAACATGGAATATAGAAAAATATATGCCTAATGTTGTTAGTGATTTGGAAAATCTTGCTGATGTTCTTGAAGATAAATATACATCTTTATTGGAAATACTTGGTGAGCAAGGAAGAGCATCAATTTCAGATATGATTGTTGCTGCAGAATTAATCAGAGAAATTATAAAAGAACCTGAAAGAATCCCGTTTTATTTGGATGTTTTAAGCGAAGGAGCAGCTTCAATTGCACAAAGATTGTCTAATCTTTCTTTGAATTTGAAGAAACAACCTTTAGGAATTGACAAGATATTTATTTATTCAAACGATAAATTTGTTGAAAATAGTCAAAGCAAGTTCTTAATTAATTCATATGCTGAATTGTATAAACTATTTTTGTCATTCACAAATAAAAATGAATATTATTCAGTGTATGAAAAGTCTTCAGATGATGAACTTTCAGTTTGGGTAAATAGACCAGTTCAATACGTTGAAACTCTTCAATATTTAATTGATTCAGATTTTACAAGAAAATATGGAATAAAAGTTAAACTTTCTATAATGCAAAACGAACAGAAATTAATTTTGGCAAGTGCAGCGGGAAATACCCCTGATGTAGCATTAGGAATAAGTAGCTGGATTCCTTTTGATCTTGCTATTAGAGGAGCATTATACCCATTATCTAATTTTCCAGACTTTGTTGACACTTTGAAAGATTATTATAATCTAGAAACTCTGCTACCTTATGTATTGGAAAATAAGATTTATGGAGTTACTGAAGCTCAAAATTTCTATGTTTTATTTTATAGAAAGGATATTCTAGAAAAGCTCGATATTCCAATTCCACAAACGTGGGAAGATGTGAAAAAAATTCTTCCTGAGATTCAGCGAAGAGGTATGAACTTCTTTATACCTATGTGTGAACAAACTACAAAATTTTTTAATACAACTGCTCCTTTCATCTTTCAAGCTGGAGGAAGAATATATACAAAAGATGGTTTAAAAGCTGCTATAGGTGAAGAAAAGGCTGTAAAAGGATTTGAATTGATGACAGAATTATTTTCTATCTATGGTTTACCAGAACAAGTAGCAAGTTTTTACAATAGTTTTAGATATGGTCTTATTCCAATTGGTGTTGCAGATTTTGCTAATTATATACTTTTGTCAAATGCAGCAGATGAAATTTATGGCCTTTGGGATATAGCACCTTCGCCTGGTATTATTAATGAAAAAAATGAAAATGTAAGATATCAGGTTGCAAGTGATAGAGCAGATGTAATATTCAAAAATTCTAATAAAAAGGAACAAGCTTGGACATTTTTAAAATGGTGGCTTTCAAAAGAAACTCAAGTAAAATATGCTAGGATGCTTGTTAATAGATATGGACCAGAATATATGTTTAACACAGCTAATATTTCAGCATTTAATGAATTGGATTATTTTCCTGAAAATCACAAAAAAGTTATTTTGGAACAATGGAGATGGATAAAAGAGGTCCAAAGACATCCTGGTGGCTATATGACAGAGAGAGAAGTAAGTAATATATGGAATGCAGTTGTTATTGAGGGAAAAAGTTTAAGACCAACAATTGATAGAGCAGAAATATTAATTAATCGTGAACTTGAAAGAAAACTTGCTGAATTTGGTTATATAAAAAATGGAAAGATTATAAAAAAATTTCCTATTTATGATTCAATTTATGAATTATTACGAGGTGGTTTGAATGAAGAAAATTAA